One window of Nicotiana tomentosiformis chromosome 11, ASM39032v3, whole genome shotgun sequence genomic DNA carries:
- the LOC117276760 gene encoding protein LURP-one-related 12-like: MDSAGISLVTLHRKKPSLHQRWEGFVGEKKEGQEPIFSIHKSSIIGQYDIVAQVYNSTDPVQEFNIQGSYLQRNCTILYNLTKTDQSEEAKVVVAEIKRKMDPDTNVVLGKYVFLLCLKAGIDGAFIVALLLVLDQVEGHDFKEGSDTVNFMYGH; this comes from the exons ATGGATTCAGCTGGAATTTCTCTTGTCACTCTCCACCGCAAG AAGCCAAGCCTTCATCAAAGGTGGGAAGGGTTTGTTGGAGAGAAAAAAGAAGGGCAAGAACCAATCTTCAGCATTCACAAGTCATCAATAATAGGACAATATGATATAGTAGCACAAGTCTACAATAGTACTGATCCAGTTCAAGAATTCAACATTCAAGGCTCATACTTGCAAAGGAACTGCACCATCTTATACAATCTTACAAAAACAGATCAGAGTGAAGAAGCTAAAGTGGTTGTAGCTGAGATCAAAAGAAAAATGGACCCTGACACAAATGTTGTATTGGGCAAATATGTTTTCTTGTTGTGCCTTAAGGCTGGCATTGATGGGGCATTCATCGTGGCTTTACTACTTGTCCTTGATCAAGTGGAGGGACATGATTTTAAAGAGGGAAGCGACACGGTTAATTTCATGTATGGTCACTGA
- the LOC104109666 gene encoding uncharacterized protein, giving the protein MGQIINLLSERDPRALPSDIEKNPKEILKVLSLRSGKTLTDLVVKVRPEVVNKQTETPEEKKSEEQKVQSNGIQKEIEESRDMPALPFPQKMKQEKLDKCFGRFFEMLKQLYVNIPFTKVLTQMLAYEKFLKEILSSKRKLEETTLKLEGGLGVIKLILVSLQLADQTTILLEGIIEDILVRVDKFVLPVDFIVVDMKMKRMMKYPSDEASTYSCFKIDVVRKLAKKYKLDKLVGDTLKRCITQSSTVEDGDPEIKKEDEALETEDKVVDEEELKEEACKPSVELKVLPTHLKYTFLETNNFPVIIYAYLTGYNQIPIALEDVEKTTFT; this is encoded by the exons ATGGGACAAATTATAAATTTGTTATCTGAGAGGGATCCTAGGGCTCTACCCTCTGACATTGAAAAGAACCCAAAGGAAATACTCAAAGTTTTATCTCTGAGAAGCGGCAAAACATTAACTGACCTAGTGGTGAAAGTAAGACCCGAGGTGGTGAACAAGCAGACTGAGACACCAGAAGAGAAAAAAAGTGAAGAGCAGAAAGTCCAGAGTAATGGGATACAAAAAGAGATTGAAGAAAGTAGAGATATGCCAGCTCTACCATTCCCTCAAAAGATGAAGCAGGAAAAACTTGACAAATGTTTTGGGCGGTTCTTTGAGATGCTCAAGCAACTTTATGTGAACATTCCCTTCACAAAGGTACTCACTCAGATGCTTGCTTATgaaaagttcttgaaggaaatcctgtCTAGCAAGAGAAAATTGGAGGAGACAACATTG AAATTAGAAGGGGGGCTTGGAGTGATCAAATTGATACTAGTGTCCCTACAACTAGCTGACCAGACCACCATTTTGCTTGAGGGAATCATTGAGGATATTCTAGTTCGGGTGGACAAGTTTGTGTTACCCGTAGACTTTATTGTGGTGGATATGAAG atgaagaggatgatgaaataCCCTAGTGATGAGGCGTCAACCTACTCGTGCTTCAAGATAGATGTTGTTAGGAAATTGGCTAAAAAATATAAGCTTGACAAGCTTGTGGGGGATACTCTAAAGAGGTGTATTACTCAGTCTAGCACAGTGGAGGATGGAGATCCTGAAATAAAGAAAGAGGATGAAGCTCTTGAAACTGAGGATAAAGTGGTGGATGAGGAGGAACTAAAAGAGGAGGCTTGTAAGCCTAGTGTGGAATTAAAAGTTCTCCCTACTCACTTGAAATATACTTTTCTTGAAACTAATA
- the LOC104096230 gene encoding uncharacterized protein — protein sequence MPRPGPRPYECVRRAWHSDRHQPIRGSIIQQIFRVVQERHSVVTKKNREWQQKLPIVVFKSEEIMYSKSNSEAEYMDPETLWDRLNDAIDTIIRRDETAETGQFLPPCVEAALNLGCTAERASRSQRNTNPRSYLSPRNQEPQCVPPKVFSRSTNEQNSNSLLPFRPANQPTFLRPSNVNSPGLASDFDRPVMPSINNLGASSSEKNVIISADVGSVYPLYYGTDIQPEVSPMVFQKPQRNVIVGKPIYQSIAEPAEISGFPRLFPCGRDDIQEKLCQADYRDNTRKVPELDCDLSLRLGLSANSRLQLEQVQTGCFGDIRPSDNSHERDRFKLMSTSKGKEFTFFPTESASGPSGLHRARENLEVYGHNAEKLFRKPKMPVRLSDGFQQRDEFEVVSTSKDKEFPFFLAESANSPSGLQTGPANLEGEGQNAETLPRKRKMPFHNNMELGQFMWQDELTLNRFSGQMKRPGL from the exons ATGCCTAGGCCAGGACCCAGACCTTATGAGTGTGTAAGAAGAGCTTGGCATAGTGATAGACACCAACCCATTAGAGGTTCTATTATACAACAAATTTTCAG GGTTGTACAAGAAAGGCATAGTGTTGTTACTAAGAAAAACAGAGAATGGCAACAGAAGCTCCCTATTGTGGTTTTCAAATCTGAGGAAATTATGTACTCCAAATCTAATTCTGAg GCTGAATATATGGATCCTGAAACACTTTGGGATCGGTTAAATGATGCCATTGATACTATAATTAGGAGAGATGAGACTGCAGAGACTGGACAATTCTTGCCTCCTTGTGTTGAAG CTGCTCTTAATTTGGGGTGTACTGCGGAGAGAGCCTCTAGGAGCCAGCGGAACACTAATCCGAGGAGTTACCTCAGCCCAAGAAATCAAGAACCTCAATGTGTACCTCCTAAAGTTTTCAGTAGAAGTACCAATGAGCAAAACTCTAACTCATTGTTACCATTTCGCCCTGCGAACCAACCGACTTTCTTGAGACCTTCAAATGTCAATTCACCCGGATTAGCTTCAGATTTTGACAGGCCTGTAATGCCTAGCATCAACAATCTTGGTGCTTCCTCAAGTGAAAAAAACGTTATTATATCCGCTGATGTGGGTTCAGTATATCCGCTGTACTACGGTACTGATATTCAGCCTGAAGTTTCTCCTATGGTCTTCCAAAAGCCTCAACGTAATGTAATTGTTGGCAAACCTATATACCAATCCATCGCGGAGCCTGCTGAAATCAGCGGCTTCCCGAGACTGTTTCCCTGTGGGAGAGATGATATTCAAGAAAAATTATGTCAAGCAGATTATAGGGACAACACTAGGAAGGTGCCTGAATTGGATTGTGATTTGTCCTTAAGGTTGGGTCTCTCTGCAAACTCTCGCTTGCAGTTGGAACAGGTTCAAACTGGTTGCTTTGGTGACATTAGGCCAAGCGACAATTCTCATGAAAGAGACCGGTTCAAGCTTATGTCTACCAGTAAAGGGAAAGAGTTCACTTTCTTTCCCACAGAGTCTGCTAGTGGTCCATCAGGGTTGCACAGAGCTCGTGAAAATTTGGAGGTTTACGGTCACAATGCAGAAAAACTATTTAGGAAGCCTAAGATGCCTGTAAGGCTGAGTGACGGTTTTCAGCAAAGAGACGAGTTCGAGGTTGTTTCTACCAGTAAAGACAAAGAGTTTCCTTTCTTTCTTGCGGAGTCTGCCAATAGTCCGTCGGGGTTGCAAACAGGTCCGGCAAATTTAGAGGGTGAAGGTCAGAATGCTGAAACACTACCTAGGAAACGTAAGATGCCCTTCCATAACAATATGGAACTCGGACAATTTATGTGGCAAGATGAGCTAACTTTGAACCGTTTTTCTGGTCAAATGAAAAGGCCAGGTTTGTAG